In Sinorhizobium numidicum, the following proteins share a genomic window:
- a CDS encoding DUF992 domain-containing protein, with protein MKNNLAVAFSAASLSLSGMAAHAADVTTYREPAPPPVQDAQNGVKIGYLECDIAGGTGYVLGSAKEVECIFRSISGEEIEDRYTGEIRKLGVDIGFTMRSRLIWAVFAPTAGYHHGSLSGLYKGASAEATVGAGIGANVLVGGTSGSIHLQTVSVTGQLGLNVAAAGTSMTLNSVN; from the coding sequence ATGAAGAATAATCTTGCCGTCGCGTTTTCCGCAGCGTCGCTGTCTCTTTCGGGCATGGCCGCCCATGCCGCCGATGTTACGACATACCGGGAGCCGGCTCCGCCCCCGGTGCAGGACGCGCAAAACGGCGTTAAGATAGGTTATCTCGAATGCGATATCGCCGGCGGTACCGGCTACGTTCTGGGCTCGGCCAAGGAAGTCGAATGCATTTTCCGCTCCATAAGCGGCGAGGAAATTGAGGATCGCTATACCGGCGAGATCCGCAAGCTAGGTGTTGATATCGGCTTTACGATGCGCAGCCGGCTCATCTGGGCCGTGTTCGCGCCGACGGCCGGCTATCATCACGGATCGCTGAGTGGCCTCTACAAGGGCGCGAGCGCCGAGGCGACGGTCGGCGCCGGTATCGGGGCCAATGTGCTCGTCGGCGGCACCTCCGGTTCGATCCATCTCCAGACGGTCAGCGTCACCGGTCAGCTCGGCCTCAACGTCGCTGCTGCCGGCACCTCGATGACGCTCAACTCGGTGAACTGA
- the cyoB gene encoding cytochrome o ubiquinol oxidase subunit I: MFSNPDLLKFIFGRLTFDAIPYHEPILVATFLAVAIGGIALIGLITYFRFWGTLWRDWLTSVDHKKIGIMYVILALVMLLRGFADAIMMRLQQAMAFNGSEGYLPPHHYDQIFTAHGVIMIFFMAMPFVTGLMNLVVPLQIGARDVSFPFLNNFSFWMTTAGAIIIMLSLFVGEFARTGWLAYPPLSGADYSPGVGVDYYIWGLQVAGIGTTLSGINLIATIVKMRAPGMTMMKMPVFTWTSLCTNVLIVATFPVLTATLALLSLDRYVGTNFFTNDLGGNPMMYVNLIWIWGHPEVYILILPAFGIFSEVVATFCGKRLFGYASMVYATVVITILSYIVWLHHFFTMGSGASVNAFFGITTMIISIPTGAKMFNWLFTMYRGRIRYEVPMLWTVGFMVTFVIGGMTGVLLAVPPADFVLHNSLFLIAHFHNVIIGGVVFGLMAGVVYWFPKAFGFRLDPFWGKMSFWFWLTGFYFAFMPLYVLGLMGVTRRVNQFEDPSLQIWFVIAAFGAFLIALGILSLLIQLVVSFIRREQLRDTTGDPWDGRTLEWSTSSPPPEYNFAFTPVVHDHDSWWDMKKRGHSRPLAGFKPIHMPKNTGTGVILGAISVAFAFGMIWYIWWLAILSFFAIIAVAIGHTFNYKRDFYITAELVAETEGKRTELLAGEV, translated from the coding sequence ATGTTCTCCAATCCTGATCTTCTGAAGTTCATCTTCGGCCGCTTGACGTTTGACGCGATCCCCTACCACGAGCCCATCCTCGTCGCGACCTTCCTGGCGGTAGCGATCGGCGGCATCGCTCTCATCGGCCTGATCACCTATTTCAGGTTTTGGGGAACGCTCTGGCGCGACTGGCTGACGAGCGTCGACCATAAGAAGATCGGCATCATGTATGTCATCCTGGCGCTGGTGATGCTCTTACGCGGATTCGCCGACGCAATCATGATGCGCCTGCAGCAGGCAATGGCCTTCAACGGCTCCGAGGGCTATCTGCCGCCGCATCACTACGACCAGATCTTTACGGCGCACGGCGTCATCATGATCTTCTTCATGGCGATGCCATTCGTGACCGGGCTCATGAACCTCGTCGTGCCGCTGCAGATCGGCGCCCGCGACGTCTCCTTTCCCTTCCTCAACAACTTCAGCTTCTGGATGACGACCGCGGGTGCGATCATCATCATGCTTTCGCTCTTCGTCGGCGAATTTGCTCGTACCGGATGGCTGGCCTATCCGCCGCTTTCCGGGGCGGACTACAGTCCCGGCGTCGGCGTCGATTACTACATATGGGGCCTTCAGGTTGCCGGCATCGGAACAACGCTATCCGGGATCAATCTGATCGCCACCATCGTGAAGATGCGGGCGCCCGGCATGACGATGATGAAGATGCCGGTCTTCACATGGACGTCGCTCTGCACCAACGTGCTGATCGTTGCGACCTTCCCGGTCCTGACCGCGACGCTGGCCCTGCTTTCGCTCGACCGTTACGTCGGAACGAACTTCTTTACCAACGATCTCGGTGGCAATCCGATGATGTATGTGAACCTCATCTGGATCTGGGGTCACCCGGAGGTATACATTCTGATCCTTCCGGCCTTCGGCATCTTCTCCGAAGTCGTCGCGACCTTCTGCGGCAAAAGGCTCTTCGGTTACGCCTCGATGGTCTATGCGACCGTCGTCATCACCATCCTCTCCTATATCGTGTGGCTGCATCACTTCTTCACGATGGGTTCCGGCGCCAGCGTCAACGCCTTCTTCGGCATCACGACGATGATCATCTCGATCCCGACCGGGGCGAAGATGTTCAATTGGCTCTTCACGATGTATCGCGGCCGCATCCGCTACGAGGTGCCGATGCTATGGACGGTCGGCTTCATGGTGACTTTCGTCATCGGCGGCATGACCGGCGTGCTGCTTGCCGTTCCGCCGGCCGATTTCGTGTTGCATAATTCGCTGTTCCTGATCGCCCACTTCCACAACGTCATCATCGGCGGCGTCGTCTTCGGTCTGATGGCAGGCGTCGTCTACTGGTTTCCGAAAGCCTTTGGCTTCAGGCTCGATCCGTTTTGGGGCAAGATGTCGTTCTGGTTCTGGCTGACCGGCTTTTACTTTGCCTTCATGCCGCTATACGTACTCGGTTTGATGGGCGTCACACGCCGCGTCAACCAGTTCGAGGATCCGTCCCTGCAGATCTGGTTCGTGATCGCCGCGTTCGGTGCTTTCTTGATCGCGCTGGGCATCCTGTCGTTGCTCATCCAATTGGTTGTCAGCTTCATCAGGCGTGAGCAACTGCGCGATACGACCGGCGACCCCTGGGATGGTCGGACGCTCGAATGGTCGACATCTTCGCCTCCACCCGAATACAACTTTGCCTTCACGCCCGTCGTCCATGACCACGATTCCTGGTGGGACATGAAAAAGCGCGGCCATAGCCGTCCCCTCGCCGGTTTCAAGCCGATCCACATGCCGAAGAATACCGGCACCGGCGTCATTCTCGGCGCGATCAGCGTCGCTTTTGCCTTCGGCATGATTTGGTACATCTGGTGGCTGGCGATCCTTTCGTTCTTCGCCATCATCGCGGTCGCGATCGGCCACACCTTCAACTACAAGCGCGACTTCTACATCACCGCCGAACTCGTCGCCGAAACGGAAGGCAAGCGTACGGAACTGCTTGCAGGTGAGGTGTAA
- the cyoA gene encoding ubiquinol oxidase subunit II: MPELLKFSRRLAVLPPFFLLAGCDMVVMAPSGDIAAQQRDLIVISTILMLLIIVPVVFLTLLFAWRYRRSNAAATYDPEWHHSTPLEVVIWSAPLAIIIALGAVTWISTHKLDPYRPLDRLDSERTVPADAKPLTVEVVALDWKWLFFYPDQGIATVNELAAPVDVPINFKITASSVMNSFYIPALAGQIYAMPGMQTRLHAVINKPGEYEGFSANYSGDGFSHMRFKFHGVDQQVFDSWVARVKSQGTALNRDAYLKLEKPSEREPVRYFASVEEGLYEAVLNLCATPGKMCMQDMMHIDRMGGGGKESAENRQKLEYDNRHAPGAGAPTFPATGTPARSGEEPQGTTGSGREPMQDNMPGTGGHEGHSMPGMNEGSDPAPAQLND; the protein is encoded by the coding sequence GTGCCAGAACTGTTGAAGTTTTCCCGCCGCCTAGCCGTTTTGCCGCCGTTTTTCCTGCTGGCGGGCTGCGACATGGTGGTCATGGCCCCATCCGGAGACATTGCCGCGCAGCAACGCGACCTGATCGTGATCTCGACGATTCTCATGCTGTTGATCATCGTACCGGTTGTTTTCCTGACGCTTCTCTTCGCTTGGCGCTATCGCCGGTCGAACGCAGCCGCGACCTATGATCCGGAATGGCATCATTCGACACCTTTGGAAGTGGTGATCTGGTCCGCTCCGCTTGCGATCATCATCGCGCTTGGAGCGGTCACCTGGATCAGCACACACAAGCTCGACCCCTACCGCCCGCTCGATCGGCTGGACTCTGAGCGAACGGTCCCGGCGGATGCGAAGCCGCTGACCGTCGAAGTCGTCGCCCTCGACTGGAAATGGCTCTTCTTCTATCCCGACCAGGGAATTGCGACCGTCAACGAGCTGGCGGCGCCGGTGGATGTCCCGATTAACTTCAAGATCACCGCATCCTCGGTCATGAACTCCTTCTATATTCCGGCACTTGCCGGCCAGATCTATGCGATGCCCGGCATGCAGACGAGGCTTCACGCCGTTATCAACAAGCCCGGCGAATACGAAGGCTTTTCTGCGAACTACAGCGGCGACGGCTTCTCACATATGCGGTTCAAGTTCCACGGAGTGGATCAGCAGGTCTTCGACAGTTGGGTCGCACGTGTGAAATCGCAGGGGACCGCGCTCAACCGCGATGCCTACCTCAAGCTTGAGAAGCCGAGCGAGCGGGAGCCGGTACGTTATTTCGCCTCGGTCGAGGAGGGACTGTACGAGGCGGTGCTCAATCTGTGCGCCACGCCCGGCAAGATGTGCATGCAAGACATGATGCACATCGACAGGATGGGTGGTGGCGGCAAGGAAAGCGCCGAGAACCGCCAAAAACTCGAATACGACAATCGACATGCCCCGGGAGCGGGGGCGCCGACCTTCCCGGCGACGGGCACGCCCGCACGCAGCGGGGAGGAACCGCAAGGCACGACTGGCAGCGGCAGGGAACCGATGCAAGACAACATGCCAGGCACGGGAGGGCATGAGGGGCATTCGATGCCGGGCATGAACGAGGGCAGCGATCCGGCACCGGCGCAGCTTAACGACTGA
- a CDS encoding SURF1 family protein → MSDPDNEAASRPRSRLSLAVLSAIGIFLIAVLLALGTWQVKRLFWKVDLIARVEARVHAEPVTVPARAEWPNINADTDEYRRVRVRGHYLNDKETLVYAATELGAGYWVTTPLALGDGTIVLVNRGFVPTEKRDATTRLQGQISGDTEVTGLMRMTEPKGAFLRSNKPSENRWYSRDVSAIAATGALPNVAPYFIDADATPNPGGLPVGGLTRIVFPNNHLVYAITWYCLAAMIAGMLIVLWRSAASSIHETPGARGGEA, encoded by the coding sequence ATGAGCGATCCCGATAACGAAGCCGCATCTCGCCCCCGCTCACGGCTTTCGCTTGCAGTTCTGAGCGCCATCGGGATCTTCCTGATCGCCGTTCTGCTGGCGCTCGGTACATGGCAGGTCAAACGGCTCTTCTGGAAGGTCGATCTCATTGCGAGGGTCGAGGCCCGCGTCCACGCCGAACCGGTAACCGTTCCGGCTCGAGCCGAATGGCCGAACATCAATGCGGACACCGATGAATACCGCCGCGTACGGGTCCGTGGCCACTATCTGAACGACAAGGAGACCCTGGTCTACGCGGCAACCGAGCTCGGGGCCGGTTACTGGGTCACGACGCCGCTCGCGCTCGGCGACGGCACGATCGTCCTCGTCAATCGCGGCTTCGTGCCGACCGAAAAGCGAGATGCCACAACGCGATTGCAGGGGCAAATATCAGGCGACACCGAAGTCACCGGGCTGATGCGCATGACCGAGCCGAAGGGCGCGTTTCTGCGCTCGAACAAGCCCTCCGAGAACCGCTGGTATTCACGCGACGTAAGTGCGATCGCTGCGACGGGCGCTTTGCCGAATGTCGCACCCTATTTCATTGATGCCGACGCCACTCCCAATCCCGGCGGTCTTCCCGTCGGCGGCCTGACACGCATCGTCTTTCCCAACAATCATCTCGTCTACGCGATCACCTGGTACTGCCTGGCCGCCATGATTGCCGGAATGCTGATCGTTCTCTGGAGATCCGCGGCAAGCTCCATTCACGAAACGCCCGGCGCGAGGGGTGGAGAAGCATGA
- a CDS encoding DUF922 domain-containing Zn-dependent protease encodes MRLRTGLRFSLLFACFALLPAAAEAEWHAVEKVQTYSIAGKSGPELYTSIGERGPKVGGLARAIAHTSFKLTWSRKYEAQGDACVLVSALPKLAITYTLPQPAKQLPASTREHWQAFIAGVHKHERVHGDFIKDMVQKIEAATVGLTVSADPQCRKIKTELTRRLAKLSNAQRQQSRDFDRAELSDGGNIHQLILKLVNGR; translated from the coding sequence ATTCGTTTGAGAACAGGCCTTCGATTTTCTTTGCTGTTCGCCTGTTTCGCGTTACTGCCGGCGGCTGCCGAAGCCGAATGGCACGCGGTCGAGAAGGTGCAGACCTATTCGATTGCTGGTAAGTCCGGTCCGGAACTCTATACATCGATCGGGGAGCGGGGGCCGAAGGTCGGAGGCCTCGCTCGCGCCATCGCGCATACAAGCTTCAAGCTCACCTGGTCGCGGAAATACGAGGCGCAGGGCGACGCCTGCGTCCTGGTGTCGGCGCTGCCGAAGCTTGCGATTACCTACACGCTGCCGCAACCGGCCAAGCAATTGCCGGCCTCCACCCGGGAGCATTGGCAGGCTTTCATCGCCGGTGTGCACAAGCACGAACGCGTGCATGGAGATTTCATAAAGGACATGGTGCAGAAGATCGAGGCCGCCACCGTCGGCCTCACCGTTTCCGCAGACCCGCAATGCCGCAAGATCAAGACAGAATTGACGAGGCGGCTTGCTAAGCTTTCGAACGCGCAGCGGCAGCAAAGCCGGGATTTCGACCGAGCGGAACTCAGTGATGGCGGCAATATCCATCAGCTCATCCTGAAATTGGTGAACGGGCGGTAG
- the cyoC gene encoding cytochrome o ubiquinol oxidase subunit III: MTHTTEPAEQGQTPTFYLEEEHHPEGSTMLGFWLYLMSDCLIFAVLFATHGVLGRNYAAGPSPADLFDLPLVAVNTSMLLFSSITYGFAMLEMEKYNKTTTLLWMAVTALFGAAFVGLELYEFAHMINEGAGPQRSAFLSSFFTLVGTHGLHVTSGIVWMITLMVQVAKYGLIVENKRRLMCLSMFWHFLDVVWIGVFSFVYLMGVLG; this comes from the coding sequence ATGACACACACGACCGAACCCGCTGAGCAAGGCCAAACGCCCACCTTCTACCTAGAGGAAGAGCATCATCCCGAAGGGAGCACGATGCTCGGCTTCTGGCTCTATCTGATGAGCGACTGCCTGATCTTTGCGGTCCTTTTCGCGACACACGGGGTGCTCGGCCGCAATTATGCGGCCGGACCCTCGCCGGCCGATCTCTTCGATCTTCCGCTCGTCGCGGTGAACACGTCGATGCTGCTGTTTTCGTCCATTACCTATGGCTTCGCCATGCTGGAAATGGAGAAGTACAACAAGACGACGACCTTGCTCTGGATGGCGGTCACCGCCCTCTTCGGCGCCGCCTTCGTCGGGCTCGAGCTCTACGAGTTCGCACACATGATAAACGAGGGTGCCGGTCCGCAGCGCAGCGCCTTCCTGTCGTCGTTCTTTACGCTCGTCGGTACGCACGGCCTGCACGTGACGTCGGGCATCGTATGGATGATCACCCTGATGGTTCAGGTGGCGAAGTACGGGCTGATCGTCGAGAACAAGCGCCGGCTGATGTGCCTGTCGATGTTCTGGCACTTCCTCGACGTCGTCTGGATCGGCGTCTTTTCCTTCGTCTATTTGATGGGAGTTCTCGGATGA
- the cyoD gene encoding cytochrome o ubiquinol oxidase subunit IV produces the protein MSSQAPSHEDAFEAHHGHSHGHEAGHGTLTSYVTGFVLSVILTAVPFWLVMADVFDSALLTAFFIMMLGAVQIVVHMIFFLHMNTRSEGGWTMMALIFTVLLVAIALSGSLWVMHHLNTNMMPMSPEMMKNMP, from the coding sequence ATGAGTTCGCAAGCGCCTTCGCACGAGGATGCATTTGAAGCCCATCATGGCCATAGTCACGGCCATGAGGCCGGTCACGGCACGCTGACGAGCTATGTTACCGGCTTTGTTCTCTCCGTGATCCTGACGGCCGTCCCATTCTGGCTGGTCATGGCTGATGTGTTCGACAGCGCGCTTCTGACCGCCTTCTTCATCATGATGCTCGGCGCCGTGCAGATCGTGGTTCACATGATCTTTTTCCTGCACATGAACACGAGGTCGGAAGGCGGCTGGACGATGATGGCGCTGATCTTCACCGTCCTGCTTGTTGCCATCGCCCTTTCCGGCTCGCTCTGGGTCATGCATCATCTGAACACCAACATGATGCCGATGAGTCCCGAAATGATGAAGAACATGCCCTGA